From a region of the Arthrobacter sp. OAP107 genome:
- a CDS encoding sugar ABC transporter permease yields the protein MTTLNTSLPTPAAGPETPRRRTGSGIHGSWWQRDGWRYLVALLALVFAVFPILFIISAALNPIGTLQSTSVIPTAASIENFTKLFATPGLEFGNWFINSVVVAVSATVATVLISGAAAFAFSRLRFRGRHQFLLGLLLLQMFPSLLALIALYLMFVQIGDIFPALGLNSSWGLILAYLGGVLGGNVWLLKGYYDTVPRELDEAARIDGASHAQTFFLIVLPLVKPILATVALLTFVGTYGEVLLSSVFLTANESKTLAVGLFGLIDGQRNTNFGVFSAGALLASLPVLAMYLGLQRYLVAGATSGSVKG from the coding sequence ATGACCACCCTGAATACCTCCCTGCCCACGCCCGCAGCCGGACCCGAAACGCCCAGACGCCGGACCGGATCCGGGATCCACGGATCCTGGTGGCAGCGCGACGGATGGCGCTACCTCGTTGCGCTGCTGGCGCTTGTCTTCGCAGTCTTCCCGATCCTGTTCATCATCTCCGCAGCCCTGAACCCGATTGGCACCCTCCAGAGCACCTCCGTCATCCCCACCGCAGCCTCCATAGAAAACTTCACCAAGCTCTTCGCCACCCCCGGCCTCGAATTTGGCAACTGGTTTATCAACTCCGTGGTCGTCGCCGTCAGTGCCACCGTGGCCACGGTTCTGATTTCCGGCGCCGCAGCCTTCGCATTCTCCCGCCTGCGCTTCCGCGGCAGACACCAGTTCCTGCTGGGACTGCTCCTTTTGCAGATGTTCCCTTCCCTGCTTGCACTCATTGCCCTGTACTTGATGTTCGTGCAGATCGGGGACATCTTCCCGGCACTGGGCCTGAACTCCTCCTGGGGACTGATCCTGGCCTACCTCGGCGGCGTCCTTGGCGGCAACGTGTGGCTCCTGAAGGGCTACTACGACACGGTCCCGCGCGAACTTGATGAAGCGGCCAGGATCGACGGGGCCTCCCATGCCCAGACGTTCTTCCTGATCGTCTTGCCCCTGGTCAAACCCATCCTCGCCACCGTCGCGCTCTTGACCTTCGTCGGGACCTACGGAGAAGTTCTCCTCTCCTCGGTGTTCCTTACCGCCAACGAGTCCAAGACTCTCGCGGTCGGACTCTTCGGCCTGATCGATGGCCAGCGCAACACCAACTTCGGCGTCTTCTCCGCCGGGGCGCTGCTGGCGTCCCTGCCGGTCCTGGCCATGTACCTGGGCCTGCAGCGCTACCTCGTCGCCGGCGCAACCTCCGGCTCCGTAAAGGGCTGA
- a CDS encoding TIM-barrel domain-containing protein has protein sequence MTLTSEKNRLETERLAPHLRLTTDPAAAETSVIRADRYRFTILTSRMIRMEYSEDGTFEDRASQMALNRRFDQPEFRVIDEASHLQIITEHLHLTYDKKPFSPNGLTIQVRGNLSAYHSLWRYSEAGENLGGTARTLDNADGAVPLEPGLMSRNGYAVIDDSATLLLEDDGWFSPRPGQGQDLYFFGYGRHYRDCLQDFYRLTGNTPMIPRFALGNWWSRYYRYTAAEYKELIGRFKTEEIPFSVAVLDMDWHHVDIDPKHGSGWTGYTWNTDLFPDPDEFTHWLHENGLRLTLNVHPADGVRAHEDTYAAVARTLGLDPAEEHPIVFDVTDPAFLKAYFEELHHPLEERGVDFWWLDWQSGSHSKVPGLDPLWVLNHLHFLDSARDGKRPLTFSRYAGPGSHRYPVGFSGDTIVTWESLNFQPYFTATASNIGYGWWSHDIGGHMGGYKDDDLAVRWTQFGVFSPLMRLHSSASPFTGKEPWRFRTGAGEIMKDYLRLRHQLIPYLHTMNHRASYDGLPLVQPMYYEHPDNQAAYEVPNQYLFGTQLMVCPITSPQKTPLNLGKTKAWLPEGTWIDFFTGMIYRGDRSIYLYRRPEHIPALALAGAIIPLTERSEASNGTANPTSLELRIFAGASGSFDLIEDDETEPMSAPEPARTGMELDWEAGTFTVYPAVGHTSALPARRNYDLSFTGFAAPRNVAVTSSGRPLEYTLTTNHATNTTTIRVENVATENGLQLTFESGMNLAMNEAPVRALELLTDAQIDFHLKDSIFKKIQECPDPALLISHLQSMNLEPDLMGALTEIFLA, from the coding sequence ATGACTCTCACATCTGAAAAAAACCGCCTCGAAACCGAACGCCTAGCACCGCATCTGCGGCTTACAACCGATCCGGCCGCCGCTGAAACGTCCGTCATCCGCGCTGACCGGTACCGGTTTACCATCCTGACCTCCCGAATGATCCGGATGGAATACAGCGAGGACGGCACCTTCGAAGACCGCGCCTCCCAAATGGCGCTAAACCGCCGGTTCGACCAGCCCGAATTCCGCGTCATTGACGAAGCCAGCCACCTGCAAATCATCACAGAACACCTGCACCTGACCTATGACAAGAAGCCCTTTTCCCCTAACGGCCTCACCATCCAGGTCAGGGGCAACCTCAGCGCCTATCACAGCCTCTGGCGGTACTCCGAAGCCGGCGAGAACCTCGGCGGAACCGCCAGGACCCTGGACAACGCCGATGGCGCCGTGCCCCTGGAACCGGGGCTAATGTCCCGCAACGGCTACGCCGTAATCGATGACAGCGCCACCCTGCTTCTCGAAGACGACGGCTGGTTCTCACCAAGACCCGGCCAGGGCCAGGACCTGTACTTCTTCGGCTACGGTCGCCACTACCGCGACTGCTTGCAGGACTTCTACCGCCTGACCGGCAACACCCCGATGATCCCCAGGTTCGCCCTCGGGAACTGGTGGAGCCGCTACTACAGGTACACAGCCGCCGAATACAAAGAACTCATCGGCCGTTTCAAAACCGAGGAAATCCCCTTCTCTGTCGCCGTCCTGGACATGGACTGGCACCACGTGGACATCGACCCGAAGCACGGAAGTGGCTGGACCGGCTACACCTGGAACACGGACCTGTTCCCGGACCCGGACGAATTTACGCACTGGCTGCACGAAAACGGCCTGCGGCTGACCCTGAACGTCCACCCTGCCGACGGAGTCCGAGCCCACGAAGACACCTACGCCGCCGTGGCCCGCACCCTCGGCCTGGACCCGGCGGAAGAACACCCAATAGTTTTCGACGTCACCGACCCTGCCTTCCTCAAAGCCTACTTCGAGGAACTCCACCACCCGCTCGAGGAGCGCGGCGTGGACTTCTGGTGGCTGGACTGGCAATCCGGAAGCCACTCCAAAGTGCCTGGCCTCGACCCGCTCTGGGTGCTTAACCACCTGCACTTCCTGGACAGCGCACGCGACGGCAAACGTCCTCTCACCTTCTCCCGGTACGCCGGGCCCGGCAGCCACCGCTACCCCGTCGGATTCTCCGGCGACACGATCGTGACCTGGGAATCCCTGAATTTCCAGCCCTACTTCACCGCCACCGCCTCCAACATCGGGTACGGATGGTGGAGCCATGACATCGGCGGCCACATGGGCGGATACAAGGACGACGACCTCGCAGTCCGATGGACCCAGTTCGGGGTGTTCTCCCCCCTCATGCGGCTGCACAGCTCCGCAAGCCCATTCACCGGCAAAGAGCCCTGGCGCTTCCGTACGGGCGCGGGAGAAATCATGAAGGACTACCTCCGACTCCGACACCAGCTCATACCGTATCTGCACACCATGAATCACCGCGCCTCGTACGACGGTCTGCCGCTGGTCCAGCCGATGTACTACGAACACCCGGACAACCAAGCAGCCTATGAGGTGCCTAACCAGTACCTGTTCGGCACGCAGCTGATGGTCTGCCCGATCACCTCTCCCCAGAAAACGCCCCTTAACCTTGGCAAAACCAAGGCGTGGCTGCCCGAAGGGACCTGGATCGACTTCTTCACCGGCATGATCTACCGCGGCGACCGCTCCATCTACCTCTACCGCCGCCCGGAGCACATTCCCGCACTGGCACTGGCCGGTGCCATCATCCCCCTCACCGAGCGAAGCGAAGCCAGCAACGGAACAGCCAACCCCACGAGCCTAGAACTTCGGATCTTCGCAGGCGCCTCAGGGTCATTCGACTTGATCGAAGACGACGAAACAGAACCAATGTCAGCCCCGGAACCGGCCCGCACCGGCATGGAGCTGGACTGGGAAGCCGGGACTTTTACCGTCTACCCTGCGGTTGGCCACACTTCAGCGCTCCCGGCACGGCGGAACTATGACCTGTCGTTCACCGGCTTCGCTGCCCCGCGAAATGTCGCCGTCACCAGCTCAGGACGGCCTCTGGAGTACACACTCACGACCAACCACGCCACCAACACCACCACCATCCGCGTAGAGAACGTCGCTACCGAAAACGGACTCCAACTCACCTTTGAGAGCGGCATGAATCTGGCAATGAATGAAGCCCCCGTCCGCGCGCTTGAACTTCTCACCGACGCCCAGATCGACTTCCACCTCAAAGACAGCATTTTCAAGAAGATCCAGGAGTGTCCGGACCCTGCCCTGTTGATCAGCCACCTTCAGTCCATGAACCTTGAACCTGACCTGATGGGAGCACTGACCGAAATCTTCCTGGCCTAA
- a CDS encoding ABC transporter permease subunit, which produces MTSLKERPDVTPAGPSDGQRRRSLRPTSGTGGFGLFVRYFLLAVVLAVAIQGISITIGQEQWIAAAVIAAATLVVVAVYATGRAIPLKYLVPGILLMLMFQIYPVAYTFYTAFTNSSDGHTVSKEESIRSITVDGQILEQPGSPRYTLSVAVPSGSDPAIADFVYLLSDPAGTVQKGDSDGLEPLPASEVTLTGGKVTAAEGYDILSGVQVNARSAEFDAFQVPAGDGEAVKKVGLSQALLGKMQYTYDQATDTITDASNGKTYIARDASWVPADGQGPSLNPGWQQFVGFDNFTRIISDTTLRNSFLGILTWNIAFAGLSVASTFALGLLLAVVLNRKLIGQRLTRSLLLLPYALPGFITALVWASMYNTDFGLINNMTGLHIDWLGDPFWAKAALLLTNLWLGFPYMFIVCTGALQSIPASLTEAATIDGASPWQAFRAVTLPMLLTAVAPLLVASFAFNFNNFTLIYLLTKGGPFAPDNPQAGATDLLISYTYRLAFGGGGAQFGFAAAISIFIFIIVALMSISTFRRTQALEENSQ; this is translated from the coding sequence ATGACTTCACTCAAAGAACGGCCGGACGTGACCCCCGCCGGACCCTCGGACGGGCAGCGCCGGCGTAGCCTGCGTCCCACCTCCGGAACGGGCGGCTTCGGCCTGTTCGTGCGGTACTTCCTCCTTGCCGTGGTGCTCGCTGTGGCTATACAGGGCATCTCCATCACCATCGGCCAGGAACAATGGATCGCCGCAGCCGTCATCGCCGCAGCAACCCTGGTCGTCGTCGCCGTCTACGCCACCGGCCGTGCGATACCGCTGAAGTACCTGGTGCCGGGGATTCTGCTGATGCTGATGTTCCAGATCTATCCGGTCGCGTACACCTTTTACACCGCCTTCACCAACAGCTCGGACGGGCACACCGTATCCAAGGAAGAGTCCATCCGCTCCATCACGGTGGACGGCCAGATTCTGGAACAGCCCGGGAGCCCCCGCTACACCCTCTCCGTTGCGGTACCGTCAGGAAGCGACCCGGCCATCGCAGACTTCGTCTACCTTCTCTCCGACCCCGCCGGCACGGTCCAGAAAGGCGACAGCGACGGCCTGGAACCGCTCCCCGCCTCGGAGGTCACCTTGACAGGCGGAAAGGTCACCGCAGCGGAGGGCTATGACATCCTCAGCGGTGTCCAGGTCAACGCCAGGTCAGCAGAATTTGACGCCTTCCAAGTGCCGGCCGGTGACGGCGAGGCCGTGAAAAAGGTCGGACTCTCGCAGGCGCTCCTGGGCAAAATGCAGTACACCTACGATCAGGCCACTGACACCATCACTGACGCCTCAAACGGCAAGACCTACATTGCCCGCGATGCCAGCTGGGTTCCCGCGGACGGCCAAGGCCCTTCGCTCAACCCGGGCTGGCAGCAGTTTGTCGGCTTCGATAACTTCACCAGGATTATCTCCGACACAACACTGCGCAACAGCTTCCTCGGCATCCTCACATGGAACATCGCCTTCGCAGGACTGTCCGTGGCTTCGACGTTCGCACTCGGATTGCTGCTGGCCGTGGTCCTGAACAGGAAACTCATCGGGCAGCGGCTGACCAGGTCCCTGCTGCTGCTGCCCTATGCCCTGCCTGGCTTCATCACCGCCCTCGTCTGGGCCAGCATGTACAACACGGACTTCGGCCTGATCAACAACATGACCGGCCTGCATATCGACTGGCTGGGCGACCCGTTCTGGGCCAAAGCAGCACTGCTGCTGACCAACCTCTGGCTGGGCTTTCCCTACATGTTCATCGTCTGCACCGGAGCGCTGCAGTCCATCCCGGCCAGCCTCACCGAAGCAGCCACAATCGACGGCGCCTCACCCTGGCAGGCCTTCCGCGCGGTCACCCTGCCCATGCTGCTCACCGCTGTCGCACCCCTGCTCGTGGCCTCCTTTGCGTTCAACTTCAACAACTTCACCCTGATCTACCTGCTCACCAAGGGCGGTCCGTTCGCACCGGACAATCCACAGGCGGGGGCCACCGATCTGCTGATCAGCTACACCTACCGGCTCGCCTTCGGCGGAGGCGGAGCACAGTTCGGCTTCGCCGCGGCGATCTCGATCTTCATCTTCATCATCGTCGCCCTCATGTCCATCTCCACCTTCCGCCGTACTCAGGCACTGGAGGAAAACAGCCAATGA
- the ppgK gene encoding polyphosphate--glucose phosphotransferase yields the protein MTRPSTAITDVPSGLGFRIGIDVGGTWIKGAIISMSNGTPVSGVRQLRTPTSGRPDAVADTLSQLIDELGSESPGQTDPAVGVAIPSIVQHGVARSAANMDDSWIGLDVQAYLRERLGRPVCVVNDADAAGMAETHYGVGKDKHGVVLVLTLGTGIGSALIVDGKLVPNFELGHLEIDGYKAESRASAIARENEGLSWVEYADRLQQYLSHVEFLFSPDLIIIGGGISACSNEYLPRLSLRAPVIPASLENSAGVVGAALQATTS from the coding sequence ATGACACGACCCTCAACCGCTATCACCGACGTGCCGTCCGGACTAGGTTTTCGGATAGGAATCGATGTCGGCGGGACGTGGATCAAGGGTGCAATCATCAGCATGAGTAACGGCACCCCGGTCAGCGGCGTCCGTCAACTCCGGACACCTACCTCCGGCAGACCCGATGCAGTCGCAGACACCTTGTCCCAGCTCATAGATGAGCTGGGATCCGAAAGCCCTGGGCAGACCGACCCTGCTGTCGGGGTCGCTATCCCCTCGATAGTCCAGCATGGAGTGGCCAGGTCGGCAGCAAACATGGACGACAGCTGGATCGGACTGGATGTTCAGGCTTACTTGCGGGAACGGCTCGGTCGGCCCGTTTGCGTCGTGAATGACGCTGACGCAGCTGGTATGGCAGAAACCCATTACGGCGTGGGGAAGGACAAACACGGCGTTGTCCTGGTCCTTACCTTGGGAACGGGCATCGGATCAGCACTCATAGTTGATGGAAAGCTTGTACCCAATTTCGAGCTGGGCCATTTGGAGATTGACGGCTACAAGGCAGAATCCCGGGCATCGGCCATCGCCCGCGAAAATGAAGGCCTTAGCTGGGTGGAGTACGCCGACCGGCTGCAACAGTATCTGTCACATGTGGAGTTCCTTTTCTCACCTGACCTGATCATCATCGGTGGGGGAATTTCGGCATGCAGCAACGAATACCTGCCACGCCTGTCACTCCGTGCCCCGGTTATCCCGGCCAGCTTGGAAAACTCTGCGGGCGTCGTGGGCGCTGCCTTGCAAGCAACGACCAGCTAG